The Chitinophagales bacterium nucleotide sequence TCACGTATTCGCTATGCCAGGTGTTCCTAAAGTATTATTACTTATTTTAACGCCAATAGAAATTTTAGGCTTATTCATTAAACCAGCTTCCTTGATTCTGCGTCTCTTCGGAAATATTACCGGAGGTCACATAGCGGTATTGAGTATAGCTAGCTTAGTTTTCATCTTAGGCAAAGCAGGAGAGAGTGTTGGCGGTTCATTAACTGGTGGATTGATTGCTATCCCTTTATTGATTTTTGTAAATGCGATGGAGTTGTTCGTAGCTTTTCTACAAGCTTATGTCTTTACACTACTGACTTCAATTTTTATAGGAATAGCTCAAGAAGAACACGCTCATCATTAAAATATTTTCATATTAAATAACCATTAAAACTCAAAAAAATGACTGGAATTGCAGCAATTGGATGTGGATTAGCAGCGGTAGGCGCTGGATTAGGAATTGGTTTGATAGGTGGCAAAGCCGTAGAAGGTATTGCTCGTCAACCAGAAGCTAGTGGTGAAATCAGAGGTGCCATGATTATCATGGCGGCACTTGTAGAAGGTGCAGCTTTGATCGCTATTATCTTCTCTTTCTTGATGAAATAATCTCCCAAGAAAAACTAATGCGGGGCAAGGGATTGCCAAGCCCCGTATTTAATTCACCAAATGGTAAAGTAAAAACTAAAGATATATGATATTATTATTCGACGCCATGAGCTTAATAACTCCAGATTTAGGATATACATTCTGGACTTTATTAGCATTTGTAATTTTTTGGATAATCGCTGGAAAATTTGCGGTAAAACCTATCGTAAGTTCTATCGAAGCTAGAAATCAGAAAATCGAAGACGAATTATTATCCGCTCAGAAGGCTAGACAAGAGTTTGAAGCATTGAAAGCTCAGAATGACGACTTATTAAAAGAGGCCAGAGAAGAAAGACATAAACTTCTACTAGAAGCTAAAAATGATGCGGATACCTTTAGAAGTACCGAAATGGCAAAAGCTAAAGAAGATGCAGCTAGACTATTAGAGCAAGCAAAAAGCGAAATAGAGAATCAGAAAAGAGCTGCTATCAATGAAGTAAAGAAAGAAGTAGGTGCTATTTCTATAGGAATCGCTGAAAAATTGGTAAGAGAGAAATTGAATGACAATGCTTCTCAGCAGTCTTTGGTAACTAAGTTGGTGAACGAATCACTATCTTCAAATTAAGAATCAATGGCTATAGAAAAAAATAGTATTCCATACGCCAAGGCTTTATTTAGCCTAGCCACTGAAAAGAAAAACACTGCCAGTATCAAGGCAGATGTTATGGCTCTTCAATCTTTGGCTACAGAGAATGCAGAATTTAAAGATATTATCAAAAACCCAACGATTTCTGCTACCCTCATGAATGACTTGGTTCAGAAATTGTTTTCAGGCAAGCTTCAACCAGAAACCTTAGACTTCCTTCGTCTATTAATTAAAAAAGGAAGAATAGGACAGTTAGCTTCTATCTGTGAAGCGGTTGTTTTCTTTATCAATCAGTCCGAAAATTTAACTCATGTTAAATTAACCACAGCTACTGCGGTATCAGACAATGAGAAATCTCAAATTGCAAGTAAATTCCTAGGAGACAGGAAGTGTGAAATAGAAAATATTGTCAATCCAGAAATCGTAGGTGGTTTCGTATTGGAATTTGACAATAAAATATTAGATAATAGCATATCTACCCAATTGCAAACTTTAAAAAATAATTTAATAAACTAATAATATGTCCACAGCAGTTAGACCAGATGAAATTTCATCATTGCTCAAGCAACAAATTTCTAATGTAAATTTATCTTCATCATTACAAGATGTTGGTACCGTGCTTCAAGTAGGTGATGGTATCGCTCGTGTTTACGGATTGAACAACGTTCAGGCGGGTGAGCTTGTAGAATTTGCCAATGGTACACAAGCTTTAGCTCTAAATCTTGAGGAAGACAATGTCGGTCTTGTATTGATGGGTCCTTCAGAAGGTATTAAAGAAGGAGATCAGGCTAAATCTACAGGCAAAATCGCTTCTATCAAAGTAGGAGAGGGTATAGTAGGTAGAGTTGTAAACACTTTGGGTCAGCCAGTAGATGGTAAAGGTCCTATCAGTGGTGAACTTTTAGATATGCCTTTAGAGAGAAAAGCTCCAGGTGTTATCTTTCGTCAGCCTGTAAATGAGCCCCTTCAAACAGGTATCAAAGCTATTGACTCTATGATTCCTATAGGAAGAGGTCAGCGTGAATTGATTATTGGCGATAGACAAACGGGTAAAACCTCTGTCGCTATCGATACTATCCTCAATCAAAAGGAATTTTATGATAAAGGTGAGCCTGTATATTGTATTTATGTAGCTTGTGGTCAAAAGGCTTCTACGGTTGCTAATATTGTGAGAGTTTTAGAAGAAAATGGTGCTCTTGCTTATACCACTGTAGTTATGGCTTCGGCTGCTGATCCTGCTCCATTGCAGTTCTACGCTCCTTTCGCAGGTTGTGCTATTGGAGAATATTTTAGAGATACAGGAAGACCAGCATTGATTGTATATGATGATTTATCAAAGCAAGCGGTAGCTTATCGTGAGGTTTCACTTCTTTTGAAAAGACCTCCGGGACGTGAAGCTTATCCAGGTGACGTATTCTATCTTCACTCCAGATTATTGGAAAGAGCAGCTAAGGTAGTAAAAGATGATGCGGTAGCTAAGAATATGAATGACCTCCCAGATTCATTGAAGTCAAGAATCAAGGGTGGTGGATCATTGACTGCACTTCCTATTATTGAAACACAGGCGGGTGACGTATCAGCTTATATCCCTACGAATGTTATATCGATTACAGACGGTCAGATATTCCTAGAGTCTAATTTATTCAACTCAGGTGTACGCCCAGCTATCAACGTAGGTATCTCTGTATCTCGTGTGGGTGGTAATGCACAGATCAAAAATATGAAAAAAGTTTCTGGTACATTGAAGCTAGACCAAGCGCAGTATAGAGAGCTAGAAGCATTCTCTAAGTTTGGGTCTGACCTTGATGCAGCTACGAAATCTGTTTTGGACAAAGGTGCAAGAAACGTGGAAATATTGAAGCAAGATTTATTCTCTCCACTGACTGTTGAGAAGCAAATTGCTATCATTTATCTTTCTTCTAATAATTATTTAAGAAATGTGCCTATCAATAAGGTTCGTGCTTTCCAAGACGATTTCTTAAATACATTAGAAAAATCACATGCGGATGTTTTGGCATCATTGAGAACGAAGGGCATAGATGAAGTAGGTCCACAAGTAGTAGAAATAGCTAAGACTGTATTAAAAAATTACGAGAACTAGATACAAGTTACTAGTTATTAGTTGCTAGTATTGATAAGCACTTGTAACTTGGAGCTTGAAACTTGAAACTAAGTTATGGCAGGATTAAAAGAAGTAAGAGAACGTATTAAATCGGTCAAATCGACGCAGCAGATAACCAAGGCGATGAAATTGGTATCGGCAGCGAAGTTGAAAAAAGCGACCACTGCAATTACGCAGATGAGACCTTATGCAGAGAAATTGCAAGAGGTGATGAATAATATTCTGGCTACAACAGATATGTCTGAATTATCCTTAGGACTCAATGAAGTGAGACCAGTTCAGAACGTATTAGTCGTTGTTTTTACTTCAGATAGAGGACTTTGCGGTGGTTTTAATTCCAATCTTCTAAAAGCAGCTAACAGAGTTTTAAAAG carries:
- the atpE gene encoding ATP synthase F0 subunit C; translated protein: MTGIAAIGCGLAAVGAGLGIGLIGGKAVEGIARQPEASGEIRGAMIIMAALVEGAALIAIIFSFLMK
- the atpF gene encoding F0F1 ATP synthase subunit B gives rise to the protein MILLFDAMSLITPDLGYTFWTLLAFVIFWIIAGKFAVKPIVSSIEARNQKIEDELLSAQKARQEFEALKAQNDDLLKEAREERHKLLLEAKNDADTFRSTEMAKAKEDAARLLEQAKSEIENQKRAAINEVKKEVGAISIGIAEKLVREKLNDNASQQSLVTKLVNESLSSN
- the atpH gene encoding ATP synthase F1 subunit delta; translated protein: MAIEKNSIPYAKALFSLATEKKNTASIKADVMALQSLATENAEFKDIIKNPTISATLMNDLVQKLFSGKLQPETLDFLRLLIKKGRIGQLASICEAVVFFINQSENLTHVKLTTATAVSDNEKSQIASKFLGDRKCEIENIVNPEIVGGFVLEFDNKILDNSISTQLQTLKNNLIN
- a CDS encoding F0F1 ATP synthase subunit alpha, with amino-acid sequence MSTAVRPDEISSLLKQQISNVNLSSSLQDVGTVLQVGDGIARVYGLNNVQAGELVEFANGTQALALNLEEDNVGLVLMGPSEGIKEGDQAKSTGKIASIKVGEGIVGRVVNTLGQPVDGKGPISGELLDMPLERKAPGVIFRQPVNEPLQTGIKAIDSMIPIGRGQRELIIGDRQTGKTSVAIDTILNQKEFYDKGEPVYCIYVACGQKASTVANIVRVLEENGALAYTTVVMASAADPAPLQFYAPFAGCAIGEYFRDTGRPALIVYDDLSKQAVAYREVSLLLKRPPGREAYPGDVFYLHSRLLERAAKVVKDDAVAKNMNDLPDSLKSRIKGGGSLTALPIIETQAGDVSAYIPTNVISITDGQIFLESNLFNSGVRPAINVGISVSRVGGNAQIKNMKKVSGTLKLDQAQYRELEAFSKFGSDLDAATKSVLDKGARNVEILKQDLFSPLTVEKQIAIIYLSSNNYLRNVPINKVRAFQDDFLNTLEKSHADVLASLRTKGIDEVGPQVVEIAKTVLKNYEN